The following DNA comes from Flavobacterium sp. N3904.
CACGTGAAGAATTAGAACAAAAGTATATTCAAGAATGGAATTTTAATTTTAAAAATAGACTAAGAATTGGACGTTTTTTGAGTTATTTATTGCAAAAACAAAAGTTATCAGCAATATTGATGAAAATATTGATTAATTTTCCTTTTCTAATGCCAATTATTATAAAAAGTACCCATGGAAAACCAATTGCAGTAGCGTATGAGCATTAACAATGGTAATCTCAAGAAATTTCTTTCTGAATTTAATATACTAAAAAAATGTTTTTGAAAACCCAATATAGAACGGACAAACCCGAAATAATGGATGATTTTGCTTTGGAAGGTGTTGCATTAAAAGAGGCTTTGGATAAAATTGCGAGGATTAATCAATTATTGGGAGGCAACCAATTAACTCTAAATGGAATTAAAAAAATACTTAAAAAAGCAAATAGATTAGACACAATACGAATTGTTGATGTTGGTTGTGGAAATGGTGATATGTTACGAAAAGTGGCTGATTTTGGAGTTCAGAATAACTTAAATTTTGAATTAACAGGAATCGATGCCAATTCATATACTATAAATTATGCACAACAGTTATCAATAAATTATCCAAATATACAGTATCGTTGTGAAGATATTTTTGATAAATCTTTGAATGATATAAAATATGATATAGTGCTAATTACATTGACATTACATCATTTTAAAGACAGTGAAATTGAAGAAATATTGCAGTTATTTAATAAAAATTCTAAGCTAGGAATTGTAATAAACGATTTGCAAAGAAGTATAATTGCTTATAGATTATTTCAATGTTTATGTATAGTTTTTCAATTAAAAAATATGTCGCGAGAAGATGGTTTGACTTCCATATTAAGGGGGTTCAAAAAAAAGGAACTGATTCAGTTCTCTAAAAAGCTGAACTTAAAAAAGTATAGTATTCAGTGGAAATGGGCATTTCGATATGAATGGATAATCGAAAAATAAAAGTATTAAAAAAAGGGCTTTTTTTTATTAATTAGAATTTGACACAAAAAACAATAATGAGTGTAAAAATAAAATGTGTTGCCAAGCAACTGCCCAAATATTATAGAACAACCGAAGAAATTATTCCTTTTTTAGATGCCTGGTTAGTGGATCAAGATGAACGATTTATCCGCAAGGTGAAAAAAATATTTGAAGGAGCAGCTGTTGATAAACGATATTCTATTATGGATCCGATTGAGGTTTTTACCAAAACGTCTTTTGAAGAAAGAAATGATATTTATGTTCGGGAAGCAATAGTTTTGGGAGAAAAAGTGTTGGAAAAAGCTTTAAAAAAAGCAAATTGGGAGCCTAAAGAATTGGATTATATCATCACAGTGAGTTGTACCGGAATTATGATTCCTTCATTAGATGCATACTTAATTAATGGTTTGCAATTGCGTCAGGATATAATACGATTGCCGGTTACAGAAATGGGTTGTGCGGCAGGAATTTCGGGTATGATTTATGCAAAAAACTTTCTTCAGGCTAATCCAGGCAAGAAAGCGGCTATAATTGCGGTAGAAAGTCCCACAGCAACCTTTCAATTGGATGATTTTTCGATGGCAAATATAGTGAGCGCAGCCATTTTTGGAGATGGTGCAGCTTGTGTATTGCTTTCATCTTGTGAAGGAGAAACAGGACCCGAAATTATTGATGAGCAGATGTATCATTTTTACGACAATATTCACATGATGGGTTTCAAACTTACCAATTCTGGGTTGCAAATGGTTTTGGATATAGAAGTTCCTGAAACTATTGCATCTCATTTTCCAGATATAATTCATCCATTTTTAAAAAAAAATAATTTAAAAATGGAAGATATTGATCATTTAATTTTTCATCCTGGCGGAAAAAAAATTGTGCAAACAGTTGAAGATTTGTTTTCGGAACTGGGAAAAAATATAGACAACACAAAAGAAGTGTTAAAACAATATGGTAATATGTCCAGCGCAACCGTATTGTACGTCTTGGAGCGTTTTATGGAAGATTATCCCGAAAAAGGATCTAAGGGATTAATGTTGAGTTTTGGTCCCGGATTTTCGGCTCAAAGAATATTATTGAAGTTTTAAAACATTCAGATTAAATGATGAAAAAACAAGATATTATTTCAAAATTGCCTTATTCTAAACCTTTTTTGTTTGTTGATGAAATTTTAAATATTGACGATAATAGGGTAGAAGGAGTTTTTACATTTGATGAAAATTTAGATTTTTACAAAGGTCATTTTAAAGATAATCCGGTAACACCTGGCGTTATTTTGACTGAAGTTATGGCTCAAATTGGTTTGGTTTGTTTGGGTATTTTTTTATTAAATGAAAAATACAATATAAATACCGCAATTGCCATGACATCAACAAATATGGAATTTTTAAAACCGGTTTTTCCAAATGAAAAAGTGACTGTCATTTCGGAAAAAATGTATTTTAGATTTGGAAAATTAAAATGTAAAGTACAAATGTTAAATAAAAATGGAGTTGTTGTTTGTACAGGAATTATTTCTGGAATGCTTATTTAATTTGACTGATTTTAATTTTAAAATTTGAAGTGAAAATGAATAGAAGAGTTGTAATAACAGGACTTGGTGTAGTTGCTCCAAATGGAGTAGGGCTAGATGCGTTTACTTTTGCAATTAAGAATGGAATTTCGGGAATTAAACATTTTGAAGAGTTGGAGAGATTAAAATTTTCATGTCAAATAGCTGGAAAACCTGATGTTTCAGAAGAATTGGCATTGCACTATTTTACAGATTTAGAATTGAAAAATTTTAATTCATCAGGCATTTTATATGGAGTTATTGCAGGCTTGGAGGCATGGAAAGATGCGGGTTT
Coding sequences within:
- a CDS encoding methyltransferase domain-containing protein, whose protein sequence is MFLKTQYRTDKPEIMDDFALEGVALKEALDKIARINQLLGGNQLTLNGIKKILKKANRLDTIRIVDVGCGNGDMLRKVADFGVQNNLNFELTGIDANSYTINYAQQLSINYPNIQYRCEDIFDKSLNDIKYDIVLITLTLHHFKDSEIEEILQLFNKNSKLGIVINDLQRSIIAYRLFQCLCIVFQLKNMSREDGLTSILRGFKKKELIQFSKKLNLKKYSIQWKWAFRYEWIIEK
- a CDS encoding type III polyketide synthase, translated to MSVKIKCVAKQLPKYYRTTEEIIPFLDAWLVDQDERFIRKVKKIFEGAAVDKRYSIMDPIEVFTKTSFEERNDIYVREAIVLGEKVLEKALKKANWEPKELDYIITVSCTGIMIPSLDAYLINGLQLRQDIIRLPVTEMGCAAGISGMIYAKNFLQANPGKKAAIIAVESPTATFQLDDFSMANIVSAAIFGDGAACVLLSSCEGETGPEIIDEQMYHFYDNIHMMGFKLTNSGLQMVLDIEVPETIASHFPDIIHPFLKKNNLKMEDIDHLIFHPGGKKIVQTVEDLFSELGKNIDNTKEVLKQYGNMSSATVLYVLERFMEDYPEKGSKGLMLSFGPGFSAQRILLKF
- a CDS encoding 3-hydroxyacyl-ACP dehydratase FabZ family protein, which gives rise to MKKQDIISKLPYSKPFLFVDEILNIDDNRVEGVFTFDENLDFYKGHFKDNPVTPGVILTEVMAQIGLVCLGIFLLNEKYNINTAIAMTSTNMEFLKPVFPNEKVTVISEKMYFRFGKLKCKVQMLNKNGVVVCTGIISGMLI